The nucleotide window TCCCCTCCCAATTGCTTCAATCAGCGATCAACCCGTAAGTCCCCAGTCCAATCATCTCATTATAAAGTAATAGTCCGCAGCAGTCCAGGGCCGACACAGTCAATGGAAACAACAtagacacacccacccccacatgtGACATAGCCAAACATCACGtaatatacaaacatacaataaACCATGCCCAACCGTGACAAAGATCTCATGTCCCCACAGCAACCCCCCAGAACAATGTTTCAACGTCTGAAATGGCAAACAACGGGCAAACCCATGACCACCTTACAGAAGGGTGCTGTAGACAAAGCATTGGAACATGAAGACGGACGCTTTGATCTGTTCCTCCGTTTCCTTCTTGGCCTCTCTCTGGAATCCAACCAGAGACTCTTGAGAGGCTTAATAAAGAAAGTACAACATGAAAGCAAAGAGGAAATAGGCAGCTACATTAAGACAAAGATAAGGGAGATGCCATCATCAGAAAGAGTTCtcaacctcttccactgtctgaatgaagtcaatgatCACTCCTTAGTGGAAGAAGTCCAGAGCTTCTTGAGTGCAGGGACACTTTCAGCAGCCAAACTCTCATCCACCCAGTGGTCAgctcttgtgtttgtgcttctgacaTCAGAAGAAAAGCTGGATGTGTTTATCTTAAGGAAATACAGCAGGTCTGATGAATGTCTTCTAAGGCTGCAGCCAGTAGTACAGGAATCCCAAACGGCTCTGTAAGTAAGAGTAAAAGTTATGGGTAATTTAAGTTGATATTAAGTAATGATATTTATCTCAATATTAAGTATGAATCAGAAGCATAACAAGACTAATGCACTTATGTTATCAAAGTTCTTTCTAGAAAGTCTGCTAACTGGTGGAATGTTTTCTCCTTAAGGCTCAACAGTTGTGGGctcactgagaggagctgtgcaggtct belongs to Sardina pilchardus chromosome 16, fSarPil1.1, whole genome shotgun sequence and includes:
- the LOC134059778 gene encoding NLR family CARD domain-containing protein 3 isoform X3 translates to MPNRDKDLMSPQQPPRTMFQRLKWQTTGKPMTTLQKGAVDKALEHEDGRFDLFLRFLLGLSLESNQRLLRGLIKKVQHESKEEIGSYIKTKIREMPSSERVLNLFHCLNEVNDHSLVEEVQSFLSAGTLSAAKLSSTQWSALVFVLLTSEEKLDVFILRKYSRSDECLLRLQPVVQESQTALLNSCGLTERSCAGLASVLTKMSSKLKKLDLSGNSIGDIGVQELCSGLVNPNCALETLRLTDSRIGEDGFRALASALRSNPSHMRELRLSVNEAGNSGVKHLSSLLEDPNCKLEKLHLYELLPTRVSAARKTSGHLFRQPMLQWRQGRQPSCHCGLSECMHFLLALTREVAILFQGSYAHKHRFRPAPSSGLIEYHLHNFI